In Flavobacterium sp. CBA20B-1, one DNA window encodes the following:
- the rlmB gene encoding 23S rRNA (guanosine(2251)-2'-O)-methyltransferase RlmB codes for MQNEHQIFGIRAVIEAISAGKEIDKVFIQKEAQGDLMQELMKTLKKNNVNFSYVPVEKLNKLSKFNNHQGAVASIAPIKFVSMEQLIEGVLEKKDKPLFLILDQLSDARNFGAIIRTAECTGVDGIIIQKQGSAPVNGDTVKTSAGAVFNIPICKVDHIKDAVFYLQGSGIATVAATEKTENNIYDIDFNQGIAIIMGSEDKGVNPSVLKIIDHKAKLPMFGTISSLNVSVACGAFLYEAVRQRL; via the coding sequence ATGCAAAATGAACATCAAATATTTGGAATTCGTGCGGTTATCGAAGCGATCAGCGCGGGAAAGGAAATAGATAAAGTATTTATACAAAAAGAAGCTCAGGGCGATTTAATGCAGGAGCTTATGAAAACGCTGAAGAAAAACAACGTGAATTTTTCGTATGTTCCGGTTGAAAAACTGAACAAATTAAGCAAATTCAACAACCATCAAGGTGCCGTTGCATCTATCGCACCAATTAAATTTGTTTCGATGGAACAATTGATTGAAGGTGTTTTAGAGAAAAAAGACAAACCGCTTTTTTTAATTTTAGACCAGTTGAGCGATGCCCGCAATTTTGGTGCAATTATTCGTACGGCAGAATGCACCGGTGTGGACGGAATCATTATTCAAAAACAAGGATCGGCTCCGGTAAACGGTGATACGGTAAAAACATCGGCAGGTGCGGTTTTTAACATTCCGATTTGTAAGGTGGATCATATTAAAGATGCTGTTTTCTATTTGCAAGGTTCAGGAATTGCAACCGTTGCGGCTACCGAGAAAACCGAAAACAACATTTACGATATCGACTTTAACCAAGGCATAGCCATCATCATGGGTTCCGAAGACAAAGGTGTGAATCCATCGGTTCTAAAAATCATTGACCACAAAGCAAAGCTCCCTATGTTTGGAACCATTTCTTCCTTAAACGTTTCGGTGGCTTGTGGTGCTTTTTTATACGAAGCAGTGAGGCAACGTTTGTAA
- a CDS encoding rhomboid family intramembrane serine protease yields METEQLKYRPAVFWVPFIAILTLWMVYYLNWRYFLEWNHFGIVPHTVKGLRGIVFSPFLHGSLQHLWNNTLALLVLLPLICYYYYKNWKTLIIGGILLSGLGTWLIATSGTHIGASGLIYVLTAYMFFTGIRSKQYRLMAISFLMIILYGGSVWYMLPDIEEGISWQGHLAGFISGLLLSYLLKKPQLEPQYKYDWQHPDFDESKDDFIKQFDAKGNYNPLPLLRKDQNGYVYNDTFHRKNGMHNHRIIIKSS; encoded by the coding sequence ATGGAAACAGAACAATTAAAATACCGCCCAGCCGTTTTTTGGGTGCCTTTTATAGCAATACTTACGCTGTGGATGGTTTATTATTTAAACTGGCGTTACTTTTTAGAATGGAATCATTTTGGTATTGTACCCCACACCGTAAAAGGCTTGCGAGGAATTGTTTTTTCGCCATTTTTACACGGTTCTCTGCAACATTTATGGAACAACACCTTAGCACTTTTAGTGTTGCTTCCACTCATTTGCTACTATTATTACAAAAATTGGAAAACATTAATTATTGGAGGTATTTTGTTGTCAGGGCTTGGCACATGGCTCATCGCTACCAGCGGAACCCACATCGGTGCAAGCGGTCTGATTTATGTGTTAACCGCCTATATGTTTTTCACTGGAATCCGCAGCAAACAATACCGTTTAATGGCCATTTCTTTCCTGATGATTATTCTATACGGAGGTTCGGTTTGGTATATGCTGCCCGATATTGAAGAAGGCATTTCGTGGCAAGGTCATCTTGCGGGTTTTATCTCCGGACTGCTGCTTTCATATCTTTTAAAGAAACCACAACTAGAACCGCAGTACAAATACGATTGGCAACACCCCGATTTCGATGAAAGCAAAGACGATTTCATCAAACAATTCGATGCAAAAGGCAACTACAATCCCCTGCCCTTATTACGAAAAGATCAAAACGGATATGTGTACAACGACACCTTTCACCGCAAAAACGGCATGCATAACCACCGCATCATTATAAAAAGCTCTTAA
- the rpsL gene encoding 30S ribosomal protein S12, translated as MPTIQQLVRKGRTQLTKKSKSVALDSCPQRRGVCTRVYTTTPKKPNSAMRKVARVRLTNGNEVNAYIPGEGHNLQEHSIVLVRGGRVKDLPGVRYHIVRGALDTAGVNGRTQRRSKYGAKRPKDAKK; from the coding sequence ATGCCAACAATTCAACAATTAGTAAGAAAAGGGAGAACCCAATTGACTAAGAAGAGTAAATCGGTTGCTTTGGATTCATGTCCTCAAAGACGTGGTGTGTGTACGCGTGTTTATACTACAACGCCTAAAAAGCCAAACTCTGCAATGCGTAAAGTAGCGCGTGTACGTTTGACAAACGGTAATGAAGTAAACGCTTACATCCCAGGAGAAGGACACAATTTACAAGAGCACTCGATAGTATTAGTTAGAGGTGGAAGGGTAAAAGATTTACCAGGAGTTAGATACCACATCGTTCGTGGTGCTTTAGATACAGCCGGTGTTAACGGTCGTACGCAAAGAAGATCTAAATATGGTGCTAAACGCCCTAAAGACGCAAAAAAGTAA
- the rpsG gene encoding 30S ribosomal protein S7, translating into MRKRQAKKRPLLPDPKFNDQLVTRFVNNLMWDGKKSTAFKVFYDALEIVETKKQDEEKTSLEVWKDALTNVMPHVEVRSRRVGGASFQIPMPIRPDRKISMAMKWMILYARKRNDKSMASKLAAEILAAAKEEGAAVKKRMDVHKMADANKAFSHFRF; encoded by the coding sequence ATGAGAAAAAGACAGGCAAAGAAAAGACCTCTTTTACCAGATCCAAAATTCAACGATCAGTTAGTAACACGTTTCGTAAACAACTTAATGTGGGATGGTAAAAAATCTACTGCTTTCAAAGTATTCTACGATGCATTAGAAATCGTTGAAACGAAAAAGCAAGATGAAGAAAAAACATCTTTGGAAGTATGGAAAGACGCATTAACAAACGTTATGCCTCACGTTGAAGTACGTTCTCGCCGTGTAGGTGGTGCTTCATTCCAAATTCCAATGCCCATTCGTCCGGATAGAAAAATTTCTATGGCGATGAAATGGATGATTCTTTATGCAAGAAAAAGAAACGATAAATCTATGGCTTCTAAATTAGCTGCTGAAATCTTAGCTGCGGCTAAAGAAGAAGGTGCAGCTGTTAAGAAAAGAATGGATGTTCACAAAATGGCTGATGCTAATAAAGCATTCTCTCACTTTAGATTTTAA
- a CDS encoding peroxiredoxin family protein, whose product MKKLSLLLFIISSVLISCKKKWQDVKQAEVAVNLENYVDFSKGETPDFFTAKTISGKQINSKDYLGKNLVLLVAKADFEGKMSEGFNELFDKYKNNENVAFLTIIDGDNNDSLQTFLSEYNAEADFIDNTRTSGKKQINHSFHCWPATVLIDRNGKVIYATCGGYGFADEYKKILDSLSIVKK is encoded by the coding sequence ATGAAGAAATTAAGTTTATTACTATTCATTATTAGTAGTGTCTTAATATCTTGTAAGAAAAAATGGCAAGATGTTAAGCAAGCAGAAGTCGCTGTAAATCTCGAAAACTATGTTGATTTTAGCAAAGGCGAAACACCTGATTTTTTTACAGCGAAAACCATTAGCGGCAAACAAATAAATTCAAAAGATTATTTAGGGAAGAATTTAGTGCTTTTGGTTGCTAAAGCTGATTTTGAAGGTAAAATGTCTGAAGGTTTTAATGAATTGTTTGATAAATACAAGAATAATGAGAATGTTGCCTTTCTAACGATTATAGACGGAGATAATAATGATAGTTTACAAACATTTTTAAGTGAATATAATGCTGAAGCTGACTTTATTGATAACACAAGAACATCTGGGAAAAAGCAAATAAATCACAGTTTTCACTGCTGGCCTGCAACTGTTTTAATTGATAGAAATGGGAAAGTTATTTATGCGACTTGTGGAGGTTATGGATTTGCAGATGAATACAAGAAAATACTTGATAGTTTATCAATTGTGAAAAAGTAA
- a CDS encoding T9SS type A sorting domain-containing protein: MRDFLYLLIGVFFSGATYAQILFTENFNNYALGEVSTDATGAIPGKGGWYVRKAYPNNPAPCEIVSEAGRGNVLAIGINKNNSSQGNGSYLTQKNVNTLWNNRALGNDILKLEYDIYIVNNLINNDPFAGSVLFSEILDKVVFFNDIRNYNTAIPSNTKAYLQAGHNNIGFWTYLNLGKNNTAEYDNFPYNSWITVEFFIDYKYESGAIVGGAFYVHIPALNILKRANFNNSEDIASLTIIGAGNGDLPVVVKYDNIQLTALNALPTYLGVEDFISQKLNLYPNPAQSVVNITNSENILINHVGIYDIHGKHLRSESFNNESPIQLNVENLSSGTYMLHIETKQGTAIKKLVKQ, encoded by the coding sequence ATGAGAGATTTTTTATATTTATTAATAGGTGTATTTTTTTCTGGAGCTACCTATGCGCAAATATTATTTACCGAAAATTTTAATAATTATGCATTGGGAGAAGTAAGTACCGATGCTACAGGAGCGATACCCGGAAAAGGCGGTTGGTATGTGAGAAAAGCATACCCTAACAACCCTGCACCTTGCGAAATTGTTAGTGAGGCTGGTAGAGGGAATGTATTGGCAATAGGCATTAATAAAAATAATTCTTCTCAAGGTAATGGTTCTTATTTAACTCAAAAAAATGTTAATACGTTATGGAACAACCGAGCATTAGGGAACGATATACTCAAGTTAGAATATGATATTTATATCGTAAATAATTTAATTAATAATGATCCATTTGCCGGAAGTGTTTTATTTTCAGAAATATTAGATAAAGTGGTATTTTTTAATGACATTAGAAATTATAATACCGCAATTCCATCCAACACAAAAGCTTACCTGCAAGCTGGTCACAATAACATAGGATTCTGGACGTATCTTAATCTAGGAAAAAACAATACTGCTGAATATGATAATTTTCCATACAATAGTTGGATTACGGTAGAATTTTTTATTGATTATAAATATGAATCTGGAGCTATTGTGGGTGGTGCTTTTTATGTACATATACCTGCTTTAAATATTTTAAAGAGAGCTAATTTTAATAATAGTGAGGATATTGCATCATTAACTATTATCGGTGCTGGGAATGGTGATCTTCCGGTAGTTGTTAAATATGATAATATTCAGCTAACTGCTTTAAATGCATTACCAACATATTTAGGAGTTGAAGACTTTATTTCGCAAAAGCTTAATTTATACCCTAATCCGGCACAAAGTGTTGTTAACATTACTAACAGCGAAAACATCTTGATAAATCATGTCGGTATTTATGATATACATGGTAAGCATTTGCGTAGTGAAAGTTTTAATAACGAATCACCAATACAGCTAAATGTAGAAAATTTATCAAGTGGTACTTATATGCTACACATAGAAACAAAACAAGGTACAGCAATAAAAAAGTTAGTTAAACAGTAG
- a CDS encoding M3 family metallopeptidase encodes MENILLSAFDTAPFSQIKNSDYEPAFNEAIKQAKAEIQEIISNTNAPTFENTIEAMAFSGMQLDRISNIFFNLNSAETNEELQKIAQIIAPNLSAFSNDISLNPELFKRVKQVFDTVDKSTLTTEQITLLEKTYKGFVRNGALLNEEQKAVLREIDAQLSVLSLQFNENVLAETNAYQLHITNEEDLAGLPDGVIEAAKNRATQQEKQGWIFTLDFPSYLPFVTYAKNRELRKEIAIANGKKGFQKNEYNNEDIVLKIVKLRNKRAHLLGYKNHATFVLEERMAQNPEKVLTFLNDLLVKAKPAAQREFDELTAYAKKLDGIDRLEKWDGSYYSEKLKQERFNLDDEALKPYFKLENVLNGAFTVAEKLFGLHFTEVFTVDKYHADVQTFDVTNDNGEKIALLYTDFFPRKGKRNGAWMTSFKSQWIKNGVNERPHISIVCNFTPPTPSKPSLLTFNEVTTLFHEFGHALHGMLANTTYPSLSGTSVYWDFVELPSQIMENWVYQPETLALFAKHYETGETIPQQYINKIKESANFLEGMATLRQLSFGLLDMAWHSKNPENIGRLKEFENQQFEATKLYPDVAENVMSTAFSHIFAGGYAAGYYSYKWAEVLDADAFDYFEQNGIFNKEIATKFKDFILSQGGTDHPMTLYKKFRGQEPSPNALLKRAGLI; translated from the coding sequence ATGGAAAATATATTATTATCGGCTTTTGACACGGCTCCGTTTTCACAAATAAAAAACAGCGACTACGAACCAGCATTTAACGAAGCCATTAAACAGGCAAAAGCAGAAATACAAGAAATAATAAGCAATACCAATGCACCCACTTTTGAAAACACAATCGAAGCAATGGCTTTTTCGGGTATGCAATTAGACCGTATTTCGAACATTTTTTTTAACTTGAATTCGGCTGAAACAAACGAAGAATTGCAAAAAATTGCCCAAATTATTGCTCCGAATCTATCGGCTTTTAGCAACGATATTTCGCTAAATCCGGAGTTGTTCAAACGCGTAAAACAAGTTTTTGATACTGTTGATAAATCCACATTAACTACGGAACAAATCACGTTACTAGAAAAAACCTACAAAGGATTTGTGCGAAACGGTGCCTTGCTAAACGAGGAACAAAAAGCAGTATTGCGTGAAATTGATGCCCAATTATCGGTTCTATCGTTACAGTTTAACGAGAATGTTTTGGCTGAAACCAATGCCTATCAACTACACATTACCAACGAAGAAGATTTAGCCGGATTGCCCGATGGTGTAATCGAAGCTGCTAAAAATCGTGCCACTCAACAAGAAAAACAAGGTTGGATTTTTACTTTAGATTTTCCAAGCTATCTGCCATTTGTAACTTATGCTAAAAACCGTGAATTACGCAAGGAAATTGCGATTGCAAATGGCAAAAAAGGTTTCCAAAAAAACGAATACAACAATGAAGACATTGTGCTTAAAATTGTAAAATTGCGAAATAAACGTGCGCATTTATTAGGTTATAAAAACCATGCAACCTTTGTTTTGGAAGAACGCATGGCACAAAATCCGGAGAAAGTATTGACTTTTTTAAATGATTTATTGGTAAAAGCTAAACCCGCTGCTCAAAGAGAATTTGATGAATTAACGGCTTATGCTAAAAAATTAGATGGTATTGACCGATTAGAAAAATGGGACGGAAGCTATTACAGCGAAAAATTGAAACAAGAACGTTTTAATTTAGACGACGAAGCGCTGAAACCTTATTTTAAACTGGAAAACGTTTTAAACGGAGCTTTTACCGTTGCCGAAAAATTGTTTGGTTTGCATTTTACCGAAGTTTTTACGGTTGATAAATACCATGCCGATGTGCAGACTTTTGATGTTACCAACGATAACGGAGAAAAAATTGCGTTGTTATACACAGACTTTTTCCCACGAAAAGGTAAGCGCAACGGTGCATGGATGACATCGTTTAAATCGCAATGGATTAAAAATGGTGTTAATGAACGTCCGCATATTTCTATTGTGTGCAACTTCACTCCTCCTACTCCATCAAAACCATCGTTGCTGACTTTTAACGAAGTGACTACGTTGTTTCACGAGTTTGGGCACGCGTTACACGGAATGTTAGCAAACACAACGTATCCATCGTTATCGGGAACATCGGTTTATTGGGATTTTGTAGAACTCCCAAGTCAGATTATGGAAAACTGGGTCTATCAGCCCGAAACTTTGGCATTGTTTGCAAAGCATTACGAAACCGGTGAAACCATTCCACAACAATACATCAATAAAATTAAAGAAAGTGCCAACTTTTTAGAAGGAATGGCAACCTTGCGTCAGTTGAGTTTTGGCTTGTTGGATATGGCTTGGCATTCCAAAAACCCAGAAAATATTGGCCGTTTAAAAGAATTTGAAAACCAACAATTTGAAGCGACAAAATTATATCCTGATGTTGCTGAAAATGTGATGAGTACTGCTTTTTCGCATATTTTCGCTGGTGGATACGCCGCAGGGTATTACTCGTACAAATGGGCAGAAGTGTTAGATGCCGATGCCTTTGATTATTTTGAACAAAACGGCATCTTCAACAAAGAAATTGCTACCAAATTCAAAGATTTTATTTTATCGCAAGGCGGAACCGATCACCCAATGACGCTTTACAAAAAATTCCGCGGGCAAGAACCATCGCCAAATGCACTGCTTAAACGTGCCGGCTTGATATAA